In one Paraburkholderia azotifigens genomic region, the following are encoded:
- a CDS encoding sugar ABC transporter substrate-binding protein: MGFAKEPRAARRFVQGALTAAVAAACVAGIGFSTAAQAADSSRVGLGLPLLTSPFWQSYNNYLPKYAKEMGIDILAPVNSNNDPAQQITDMNNMVNLGAKGIVVGPIDSAAISRALDSASAKDVKVVAVDVAPTQGKVAMVVRADNRAYGTNACKYIGEHVKSGKVVQIMGDLASVNGRDRSEAFRACLKNYPALSLLEIPAGWKGDVAASSLDSLLTANADVKAIYMQAGGVYLSPTLQTLRRKQMLFPAGDAKHVVIVSNDGIPQEFDAIRKGEIDATISQPADLYAKYGLYYMKAALAGQTFKPGPTDHGSNIVQLQPGVLEDQLPAPLVTKANVDDKNLWGNTLK, from the coding sequence ATGGGTTTCGCCAAGGAGCCGCGCGCGGCTCGCCGTTTCGTTCAGGGTGCATTGACGGCCGCCGTGGCCGCCGCGTGCGTGGCCGGCATCGGTTTCAGCACGGCCGCGCAGGCCGCCGACTCGTCCAGGGTCGGTCTCGGCCTGCCGCTCCTCACGTCGCCGTTCTGGCAGTCGTACAACAACTACCTGCCGAAGTACGCGAAGGAAATGGGCATCGACATCCTCGCGCCCGTCAATTCGAACAACGACCCCGCGCAGCAGATCACCGACATGAACAACATGGTGAATCTCGGCGCGAAAGGCATCGTGGTCGGACCGATCGATTCGGCCGCGATCAGCCGCGCGCTCGATTCGGCATCGGCGAAAGACGTGAAGGTCGTCGCCGTCGATGTCGCGCCGACGCAAGGCAAGGTCGCGATGGTCGTGCGCGCCGACAACCGCGCGTACGGCACGAATGCGTGCAAATACATCGGCGAGCACGTGAAGTCGGGCAAGGTCGTGCAGATCATGGGCGATCTGGCGTCCGTCAACGGCCGCGACCGTTCGGAAGCATTCCGCGCGTGTCTGAAGAACTATCCGGCGCTGTCGCTGCTTGAAATTCCCGCAGGCTGGAAGGGCGACGTCGCGGCGAGTTCGCTCGACAGTCTGCTCACCGCGAATGCCGACGTGAAGGCGATCTACATGCAGGCGGGCGGCGTCTATCTGTCGCCGACGCTGCAGACGCTGCGCCGCAAGCAGATGCTGTTTCCCGCCGGCGACGCGAAGCACGTCGTGATCGTCAGCAACGACGGCATCCCGCAGGAATTCGACGCGATCCGCAAGGGCGAAATCGACGCGACCATTTCGCAGCCCGCCGATCTCTACGCGAAGTACGGCCTCTACTACATGAAGGCGGCGCTCGCGGGACAGACGTTCAAGCCGGGTCCGACCGATCACGGCAGCAACATCGTCCAGTTGCAGCCGGGCGTGCTCGAAGATCAGCTGCCCGCGCCGCTCGTGACGAAGGCGAATGTCGACGACAAGAACCTCTGGGGCAATACACTCAAATGA